Proteins encoded within one genomic window of Streptomyces kaniharaensis:
- a CDS encoding sigma-70 family RNA polymerase sigma factor: MSAEEQNDYGHGLGFGRADGRSAGRSDGASDSGSDGVPGGSCGGQSEGPVGATGQVPGAVPGSAAGPSAGQVPDQAGMPGRESLSASAGLPPGRVPGQAPAGHGRVAPEAFVGDGRPARPTVPAPADPVDGERPPSDAELTARVRAGDDTAYEEIYRRHADSVRRYARTCCRDSFTAEDLAGEVFARTLQALKAGKGPDFAVRAYLLTAVRNVAAAWTRSERREQLIDDFGVFAQTSAAVVDLDLADPGADAWAMAMADQRMVMQAYAELPEDDRVVLWHTEVERESPRTVAVMLGKTANATAVQAHRARDRLATAFLQAHVSGSQESACEAYAARLGAYARGSLRKRASAEVGRHLKECDRCTAACLELIEINTGLRALLPGGVLVWVGVGGFGATAAVLGGAAAVGGAAAGAAGSSGTTASAGSAAGASSGSAGGAGAAGGGSGFGAGAVVGQGLGAAAKAGIAAAAVAVAAAAVAAYALTGSSEANPPTAAPPASNPATTTAPVASTAEAPASAAPVPVPAPAPSSADPTPESESTPGPATKPSSEPTPTPTPTPKAAHPPAPPAPIGAQAPKATPAPAPPAPTVPPVTTSEVSPVPTPAVPVVPKPTPTPAPTSTVTPPSPPAATDFWADSLPVTKPGHNRVPPSGPSIRQTGSDWFWQRSGAWIGGEYHPHALTVHAPATTRIDLNRACTSFDAVVGVDDMTISSGGVIFSVQGGDGSTLWRSPTLGAGDEAVPVHVPLAGQTSIRLVVTPAYGVWSVLNVADWAEARFRCS, from the coding sequence GTGAGCGCCGAGGAACAGAACGACTACGGCCACGGCCTCGGCTTCGGCCGGGCTGACGGCCGATCCGCGGGCCGGTCCGACGGCGCGTCCGACAGCGGGTCCGACGGCGTGCCCGGCGGCTCTTGCGGCGGCCAGTCCGAAGGACCCGTCGGCGCGACCGGCCAAGTGCCCGGCGCCGTACCGGGATCGGCCGCGGGCCCGTCCGCCGGCCAGGTCCCCGACCAGGCCGGGATGCCCGGCCGCGAGTCGCTGTCCGCCTCCGCCGGCCTCCCGCCGGGCCGCGTGCCCGGTCAGGCCCCGGCCGGCCACGGCCGCGTCGCCCCCGAGGCCTTCGTCGGCGACGGCCGCCCCGCCCGGCCCACCGTGCCCGCCCCCGCCGACCCGGTCGACGGCGAGCGCCCGCCCTCCGACGCCGAGTTGACCGCGCGGGTGCGGGCCGGCGACGACACCGCGTACGAGGAGATCTACCGCCGGCACGCCGACTCCGTCCGCCGCTACGCCCGCACCTGCTGCCGGGACAGCTTCACCGCCGAGGACCTCGCCGGCGAGGTCTTCGCCCGGACGCTGCAGGCGCTGAAGGCGGGCAAGGGGCCCGACTTCGCCGTCCGCGCCTACCTGCTGACCGCCGTGCGCAACGTCGCCGCGGCCTGGACCCGCAGCGAGCGGCGCGAGCAACTCATCGACGACTTCGGCGTGTTCGCCCAGACCTCGGCCGCCGTCGTCGACCTCGACCTGGCCGACCCGGGCGCCGACGCCTGGGCGATGGCGATGGCCGACCAGCGCATGGTCATGCAGGCGTACGCCGAACTGCCCGAGGACGACCGGGTGGTGCTCTGGCACACCGAGGTCGAGCGAGAATCCCCCAGGACCGTCGCGGTGATGCTCGGCAAGACCGCCAACGCCACCGCCGTCCAGGCCCACCGGGCCCGCGACCGGCTCGCCACCGCGTTCCTCCAGGCCCACGTCTCCGGCAGCCAGGAGAGCGCGTGCGAGGCGTACGCCGCCCGGCTCGGCGCGTACGCGCGCGGCTCGCTGCGCAAGCGGGCCTCGGCGGAGGTCGGTCGGCACCTCAAGGAGTGCGACCGCTGCACGGCCGCCTGCCTGGAACTGATCGAGATCAACACCGGTCTGCGCGCCCTGCTGCCCGGCGGTGTGCTCGTCTGGGTCGGGGTCGGCGGATTCGGCGCCACCGCGGCCGTGCTCGGCGGTGCGGCCGCGGTCGGCGGTGCGGCGGCCGGGGCGGCGGGTTCGTCCGGGACGACGGCTTCGGCCGGGTCGGCGGCGGGTGCCAGTTCCGGCAGTGCTGGTGGCGCGGGTGCGGCTGGTGGCGGGAGCGGGTTCGGTGCCGGTGCCGTGGTCGGCCAGGGCCTCGGCGCCGCCGCGAAGGCCGGAATCGCCGCGGCCGCCGTCGCCGTGGCCGCGGCCGCCGTCGCGGCCTACGCGCTCACCGGCTCGTCCGAGGCCAACCCCCCGACAGCGGCACCACCCGCCTCCAACCCCGCCACCACCACCGCCCCGGTCGCCTCCACCGCGGAGGCACCCGCGTCCGCGGCGCCCGTCCCGGTACCCGCGCCCGCGCCCAGTAGCGCCGACCCCACGCCGGAATCCGAGTCCACGCCCGGCCCGGCCACGAAGCCGTCTTCCGAGCCGACACCGACGCCGACCCCGACACCCAAGGCCGCGCACCCCCCCGCGCCCCCCGCACCCATCGGCGCCCAGGCTCCCAAGGCCACGCCCGCGCCCGCGCCGCCGGCCCCCACCGTGCCACCCGTGACGACGTCCGAGGTGTCGCCGGTGCCCACGCCCGCGGTGCCCGTCGTCCCCAAGCCAACCCCGACTCCGGCGCCGACCTCGACCGTCACTCCGCCGTCCCCGCCCGCCGCCACCGACTTCTGGGCCGACTCGCTGCCCGTCACCAAGCCCGGCCACAACCGGGTGCCGCCGAGCGGCCCGAGCATCCGGCAGACGGGCAGCGACTGGTTCTGGCAGCGCAGCGGCGCCTGGATCGGCGGCGAGTACCACCCGCACGCCCTCACCGTGCACGCCCCCGCCACCACCCGGATCGACCTCAACCGCGCCTGCACGTCCTTCGACGCCGTCGTCGGCGTCGACGACATGACGATCTCCTCCGGCGGCGTGATCTTCTCGGTGCAGGGCGGCGACGGCAGCACCCTGTGGCGCTCCCCCACGCTCGGCGCGGGCGACGAGGCGGTGCCGGTGCACGTGCCCCTCGCCGGGCAGACGTCGATCCGGCTGGTCGTCACCCCGGCGTACGGGGTCTGGTCCGTGCTCAACGTCGCCGACTGGGCCGAGGCCCGCTTCAGGTGCTCCTGA
- a CDS encoding DsbA family oxidoreductase — protein sequence MKVEIYSDIACPWCYIGKRRFEQALDGFAGKEDVEVVYRPYQLVPDAPATASPHRAWLAERYGPQSVAMDARVAELGLAEGITYDFDAALHANTFLGHRLLHLAETEYGAAVQGRLKEALLKAHFTDGVDVGDRAALTDVAAAVGLDRERVAAYLAGDEGAAEVRAQLAQARELGITAVPTFVFEGRWAVQGGQEAETFRGVLEQVAAEIGERRPAPVPVAPAGETCADGSCAI from the coding sequence ATGAAGGTCGAGATCTACTCCGACATCGCCTGCCCCTGGTGCTACATCGGCAAGCGCCGCTTCGAGCAGGCGCTGGACGGCTTCGCGGGCAAGGAGGACGTCGAGGTGGTCTACCGGCCGTACCAGCTGGTCCCGGACGCACCGGCGACGGCGAGCCCGCACCGTGCGTGGCTGGCCGAGCGCTACGGCCCGCAGTCCGTGGCGATGGACGCGCGGGTGGCGGAGCTGGGCCTCGCCGAGGGCATCACGTACGACTTCGACGCCGCGCTGCACGCCAACACCTTCCTCGGTCACCGCCTGCTGCACCTCGCGGAGACGGAGTACGGCGCGGCCGTCCAGGGCCGGCTGAAGGAGGCGCTGCTCAAGGCGCACTTCACCGACGGCGTGGACGTCGGCGACCGCGCCGCGCTGACCGACGTCGCGGCGGCCGTCGGCCTGGACCGCGAGCGGGTGGCCGCCTACCTGGCGGGCGACGAGGGGGCCGCCGAGGTGCGCGCGCAACTGGCGCAGGCCCGGGAACTGGGCATCACCGCCGTGCCGACCTTCGTGTTCGAGGGCCGGTGGGCGGTGCAGGGCGGCCAGGAGGCCGAGACCTTCCGCGGGGTGCTGGAGCAGGTCGCCGCCGAGATCGGCGAGCGCCGTCCGGCGCCGGTGCCGGTCGCCCCGGCCGGCGAGACCTGCGCGGACGGATCCTGCGCGATCTGA
- a CDS encoding universal stress protein, with protein sequence MVGVSLGEPVPVVLSVLGRPPTGRPPGVLAACDGSDGSLWALDRAMTEAELFGLPLYVLAVVNPAPGGYPPGMAELVQESVETLVESMADGLRRSVAAVQEQRARPYTGKLSLHVVLGNVVEVLLEASTRQHTLVVGTRGNGGFSRLLLGSVSTAAVHHAACPVLVVPAPPQG encoded by the coding sequence GTGGTCGGCGTCAGTCTGGGGGAGCCGGTTCCGGTGGTGCTGTCGGTGCTCGGGCGCCCCCCGACGGGCCGTCCGCCGGGGGTGCTGGCGGCGTGCGACGGGTCGGACGGGTCGCTCTGGGCGCTGGACCGCGCGATGACGGAGGCGGAGCTGTTCGGCCTGCCGCTGTACGTGCTGGCCGTGGTCAACCCGGCGCCGGGCGGCTATCCGCCGGGGATGGCGGAGCTGGTGCAGGAGAGCGTGGAGACGCTGGTGGAGAGCATGGCGGACGGGCTGCGCCGCTCGGTCGCCGCCGTACAGGAGCAGCGGGCGCGCCCGTACACGGGGAAGCTGTCACTGCACGTGGTGCTCGGCAACGTGGTCGAGGTGCTGCTGGAGGCGTCGACGCGCCAGCACACCCTGGTGGTCGGCACCCGCGGCAACGGCGGTTTCAGCCGGCTGCTGCTGGGTTCGGTGAGCACGGCCGCGGTCCACCACGCGGCCTGCCCGGTCCTGGTGGTCCCGGCACCTCCACAGGGCTGA
- a CDS encoding asparagine synthase-related protein, whose translation MRWLTGWSTGPLRAGEPAHEAIGTVAPIAARPLWTGPNPLWAVGDWRPEEIRLATLRPGAPAAVTTGFTAPDPVEDTPATTRLAVLGHCGATDAELAAGLAAARGGAVRHLTAWPGSYTVVLRTGTRSTLLLTDLAGAQPAFHTPWCGGTAYATAALPLADLVGASLDTGHLAARLACPESPEALGTGTPYSGVQRVPPGHVLAVRDGRPYVDAYDEPGGSGEQLRGEAPAVRELTRALLESVRSRVRTTVPAPRGSARARLGVDLSYGTASATVALLAAAVPLPAPAAAPDGLPALRTGGRNSARTGAVKGSWARAAVHEPPAPEQLAAVTLDETESPATLALAPDTPRLRHTVLDPGPDTLPYAGLGTDPHGPLTDEPGPELVVAARARARFDAGGTDHLTGYGARQVLDGHPARLADLLRAGRPRELLPPVAALAGADRAAAGVLTGALRTPLTVVRAAHRLSRIRYAEALDDAAAKLTARHISGGAGTAGHRSAGDLAWCVPGPAARWLSDDALSAVALRLRLAARRPAPEEHPGARRARHALYRHARSFRTLVHAAEQPGQRLHAPFLDNQVVRAARLLPDDIRLQPGARHALLRAVLTGAGRTDLPPDWGRGPRPDRTAPARAGLRLAADGLAELFDAPLLAEAGLIDLSAVRAGLTDPAGLSPTALAGLADLVSTELWLRRVRARRHGACWTGLPHPVRPALAPSPLI comes from the coding sequence ATGCGGTGGTTGACGGGCTGGAGCACGGGCCCGCTCCGGGCGGGCGAACCGGCGCACGAGGCGATCGGCACGGTCGCGCCGATCGCCGCGCGCCCCCTGTGGACCGGCCCCAACCCGCTCTGGGCCGTCGGCGACTGGCGGCCCGAGGAGATCCGCCTGGCCACCCTCCGCCCCGGCGCCCCGGCCGCCGTGACCACCGGCTTCACCGCGCCCGACCCGGTCGAGGACACCCCCGCCACCACCCGGCTCGCCGTCCTCGGCCACTGCGGAGCCACCGACGCCGAACTCGCCGCCGGCCTCGCCGCCGCCCGCGGCGGCGCCGTCCGCCATCTCACCGCCTGGCCCGGCAGCTACACCGTCGTGCTGCGCACCGGCACCCGCTCCACCCTGCTGCTCACCGACCTGGCCGGCGCCCAGCCGGCCTTCCACACGCCCTGGTGCGGCGGCACCGCGTACGCCACCGCCGCCCTCCCGCTCGCCGACCTGGTCGGCGCGTCCCTGGACACCGGCCACCTCGCCGCCCGGCTGGCCTGCCCGGAGTCGCCCGAAGCGCTCGGCACCGGCACCCCGTACTCGGGCGTCCAGCGGGTGCCGCCCGGCCACGTGCTCGCCGTCCGCGACGGCAGGCCCTACGTCGACGCCTACGACGAGCCCGGCGGCAGCGGCGAGCAGTTGCGCGGCGAGGCGCCCGCCGTCCGCGAACTCACCCGCGCCCTCCTGGAATCCGTCCGCTCCCGGGTCCGCACCACCGTGCCCGCGCCACGGGGCAGCGCACGCGCCCGGCTGGGCGTCGACCTGTCGTACGGCACCGCGTCCGCGACGGTCGCCCTGCTCGCCGCCGCGGTGCCGCTTCCGGCCCCGGCCGCCGCTCCGGACGGGCTGCCCGCCCTCAGGACCGGCGGACGAAACAGCGCGCGGACCGGCGCGGTGAAGGGTTCCTGGGCGCGCGCTGCCGTCCACGAGCCCCCTGCGCCCGAGCAGTTGGCCGCCGTCACCCTCGACGAGACCGAATCCCCGGCCACCCTCGCCCTCGCCCCCGACACCCCCCGGCTGCGGCACACCGTGCTCGACCCCGGCCCGGACACCCTGCCCTACGCCGGCCTGGGCACCGACCCGCACGGGCCGCTCACCGACGAACCCGGCCCCGAGCTCGTCGTCGCCGCCCGCGCCCGGGCCCGCTTCGACGCCGGCGGCACCGACCACCTCACCGGCTACGGCGCCCGGCAGGTCCTGGACGGCCACCCGGCCCGGCTCGCCGACCTCCTCCGGGCCGGCCGGCCGCGCGAACTCCTGCCCCCGGTCGCCGCACTGGCCGGCGCCGACCGGGCCGCCGCCGGGGTCCTCACCGGCGCGCTGCGCACCCCGCTCACCGTGGTCCGGGCCGCCCACCGGCTCTCCCGGATCCGGTACGCGGAGGCGCTCGACGACGCCGCCGCCAAGCTGACCGCTCGCCACATCTCCGGCGGTGCCGGTACGGCCGGCCACCGCTCGGCCGGCGACCTCGCCTGGTGCGTCCCCGGGCCCGCCGCCCGCTGGCTCTCCGACGACGCGCTCTCCGCGGTCGCGCTCCGGTTGCGACTGGCGGCGCGCAGACCGGCGCCCGAGGAACACCCCGGCGCGCGACGGGCCCGGCACGCCCTCTATCGGCACGCGCGCTCCTTCCGCACCCTCGTCCACGCCGCCGAACAGCCCGGCCAGCGGCTCCACGCCCCCTTCCTGGACAACCAGGTGGTCCGCGCCGCCCGGCTGCTGCCCGACGACATCCGCCTCCAACCGGGCGCCCGGCACGCCCTCCTGCGCGCCGTCCTCACCGGCGCCGGCCGCACCGACCTCCCACCCGACTGGGGCCGCGGCCCCCGCCCCGACCGCACCGCCCCCGCCCGCGCCGGTCTGCGCCTCGCCGCCGACGGCCTGGCCGAGCTCTTCGACGCCCCTCTCCTCGCCGAAGCCGGCCTCATCGACCTTTCCGCTGTCCGCGCCGGCCTCACCGACCCCGCCGGCCTCTCCCCGACCGCTCTCGCCGGCCTCGCCGACCTGGTCTCCACCGAACTCTGGCTCCGCCGCGTCCGCGCCCGCCGCCACGGCGCCTGCTGGACCGGCCTCCCCCACCCCGTCCGTCCCGCCCTGGCCCCGAGCCCCCTCATCTGA
- a CDS encoding MFS transporter: MTVSPRGPNERLGTLLNLAQISNAGLARRVNDLGAQRGLTLRYDKTSVARWVGKGMVPQGPVPHLIATAIGGKLGRPVPLEEIGLGDTDPAPELGLAFPRDVAEAVRSATDLWRVDLDLRRGQGGGRWSDSLAGTFSVAAYATPVSRWLITPADGSVAREASRAASETTSYRVGHSDAAKLREAAQEARRWDSKYGGGDWRSSMVPECLRVEAAPLLLASYSDAVGRALFGATAELTRLAGWMAFDTGQHEAAQRYYIQALRLARAAADVPLGGYVLASMSLQAGYRGFAEEAVDLAQAALERNRGLATARTMSFFHLVEARAQAKARNAAASATALGAAESALERSRAGDPDPAWIDFYAYDRLAADAAECFRDLGVPSKVRQFTREALAKPTEGFVRSHGLRLVVSAMAEAEAGNLDAAVAAGERAVEVAGRISSQRSREYVVEMLRRLEPYQSERRVRELTERARAVIVAPA; this comes from the coding sequence ATGACCGTCAGCCCACGTGGACCGAACGAACGGCTCGGCACGCTCCTGAATCTCGCCCAGATCAGCAACGCGGGGCTGGCCCGCCGGGTCAACGACCTCGGCGCCCAGCGCGGGCTGACGCTGCGCTACGACAAGACCTCGGTGGCGCGCTGGGTCGGCAAGGGCATGGTCCCGCAGGGGCCGGTCCCGCACCTGATCGCCACCGCCATCGGCGGCAAGCTCGGCCGGCCCGTCCCGCTGGAGGAGATCGGCCTCGGCGACACCGACCCGGCGCCCGAACTCGGTCTGGCCTTCCCGCGCGACGTCGCCGAGGCGGTCCGCTCGGCCACCGACCTCTGGCGGGTCGACCTCGACCTGCGCCGCGGCCAGGGCGGCGGGCGCTGGAGCGACAGTCTGGCCGGCACCTTCTCGGTCGCCGCCTACGCGACGCCCGTCTCCCGCTGGCTGATCACGCCGGCGGACGGCTCGGTGGCCCGCGAGGCATCGCGCGCCGCCAGCGAGACGACCTCCTACCGGGTCGGCCACTCGGACGCCGCCAAACTCCGCGAGGCGGCCCAGGAGGCGCGCCGCTGGGACTCCAAGTACGGCGGCGGGGACTGGCGTTCGTCCATGGTGCCGGAGTGCCTGCGGGTGGAGGCCGCACCGCTGCTGCTCGCCTCGTACAGTGACGCCGTCGGCCGGGCGCTGTTCGGCGCGACCGCCGAACTCACCAGGCTGGCCGGGTGGATGGCCTTCGACACCGGGCAGCACGAGGCCGCCCAGCGCTACTACATCCAGGCCCTGCGGCTTGCCCGGGCCGCCGCCGACGTGCCGCTCGGGGGCTACGTGCTCGCCTCGATGAGCCTGCAGGCCGGCTACCGGGGCTTCGCGGAGGAGGCGGTCGACCTCGCCCAGGCCGCCCTGGAGCGCAACCGGGGCCTCGCCACCGCGCGGACGATGAGCTTCTTCCACCTGGTGGAGGCACGGGCCCAGGCCAAGGCCCGCAACGCCGCGGCGTCCGCGACGGCGCTCGGCGCGGCGGAGAGCGCACTCGAACGATCGCGCGCCGGGGATCCCGATCCGGCGTGGATCGACTTCTACGCCTACGACCGGCTCGCCGCCGACGCCGCCGAGTGCTTCCGCGACCTCGGAGTGCCCTCCAAGGTCCGGCAGTTCACCCGCGAGGCGCTGGCCAAGCCCACCGAGGGCTTCGTCCGCTCGCACGGCCTGCGGCTGGTGGTCTCGGCGATGGCCGAGGCCGAGGCGGGCAACCTGGACGCCGCGGTCGCCGCCGGCGAACGCGCCGTCGAGGTGGCCGGCCGGATCTCCTCCCAGCGCAGCCGCGAGTACGTGGTCGAGATGCTGCGCCGCCTGGAGCCGTACCAGAGCGAGCGCCGGGTACGGGAGTTGACGGAAAGGGCGCGTGCGGTGATCGTCGCGCCGGCGTGA
- a CDS encoding TROVE domain-containing protein translates to MSRFNVRKAKAAPASPVSTTGRRTTNHNGGPGFVRDRKSELFLLAIANMVGQDTFYERGGDRDDRYTALVRELAVADPEWTLGLLRWLRHGAHMRTAALVGAAEFTRARLDAGAHGFSRQAVDAVLQRADEPGELLAYWTSRYGRALPKPLKRGVADAARRLYNARSLLKYDTAGKGYRFGDVLELTHPSPDPEKPWQGALFAYALDRRHRPEEAVPPATDRLLTANRELLALPVGERRAAVTAKDGTERLAAAGLTWEALAGWLQGPLDAPVWEAVIPSMGPMALVRNLRNFDQAGVSDVVAAEVARRIADPDEVRRSRQFPFRYLAAHRHAPSLRWGHALETALGHSLANVPELPGRTLILVDRSGSMFDRSGGPTQLNRADSAAIFGTALKIRAAEADLVEFGTTSRVVEVGRGEAVLRVLERFTSLGGTNTADAVRAHYRGHDRVVIVTDEQTGPGRWGGDPLAAVPAHVPVYTWNLAGYATGHGPSGGAHRHSFGGLSDAAFRLIPLLEAGTSADWPWEV, encoded by the coding sequence ATGTCTCGATTCAACGTCCGCAAGGCCAAGGCCGCACCGGCCTCGCCCGTGTCCACCACCGGCCGGCGGACCACCAACCACAACGGCGGCCCCGGCTTCGTCCGGGACCGCAAGTCCGAGCTCTTCCTCCTCGCGATCGCCAACATGGTCGGCCAGGACACCTTCTACGAGCGCGGCGGCGACCGCGACGACCGCTACACCGCGCTGGTGCGCGAACTCGCAGTCGCCGATCCGGAGTGGACCCTCGGGCTGCTGCGCTGGCTGCGCCACGGCGCGCACATGCGCACCGCCGCGCTGGTCGGCGCCGCCGAGTTCACCCGCGCCCGGCTGGACGCGGGCGCCCACGGCTTCTCCCGGCAAGCCGTCGACGCGGTGCTGCAGCGGGCCGACGAGCCCGGCGAGCTGCTCGCGTACTGGACCTCGCGCTACGGCCGGGCCCTGCCCAAGCCGCTCAAGCGCGGCGTCGCGGACGCCGCCCGCCGCCTCTACAACGCCCGCTCGCTGCTCAAGTACGACACCGCCGGAAAGGGCTACCGCTTCGGCGACGTCCTGGAGCTGACGCACCCCTCGCCGGACCCGGAGAAGCCGTGGCAGGGCGCACTGTTCGCGTACGCGCTGGACCGCCGGCACCGGCCGGAGGAGGCCGTCCCGCCGGCGACCGACCGGCTGCTGACCGCCAACCGCGAGCTGCTCGCGCTGCCGGTCGGCGAGCGCCGGGCGGCCGTCACCGCAAAGGACGGCACCGAGCGGCTGGCCGCCGCCGGGCTGACCTGGGAGGCGCTGGCCGGCTGGCTGCAGGGTCCGCTGGACGCGCCGGTCTGGGAGGCCGTCATCCCGTCGATGGGCCCGATGGCGCTGGTGCGGAACCTGCGCAACTTCGACCAGGCCGGGGTGTCGGACGTCGTCGCGGCCGAGGTGGCCCGGCGGATCGCCGACCCGGACGAGGTGCGGCGCTCACGCCAGTTCCCGTTCCGCTACCTGGCCGCGCACCGGCACGCGCCCTCGCTGCGCTGGGGGCATGCCCTGGAGACCGCGCTCGGCCACTCGCTCGCCAACGTGCCCGAGCTGCCCGGCCGGACGCTGATCCTGGTGGACCGCTCCGGCTCGATGTTCGACCGCTCAGGCGGCCCGACCCAGCTCAACCGGGCCGACTCGGCGGCGATCTTCGGCACCGCGCTGAAGATCCGGGCGGCCGAGGCGGACCTGGTCGAGTTCGGCACCACGAGCCGGGTGGTCGAGGTCGGCCGCGGCGAGGCGGTGCTGCGGGTGCTGGAGCGCTTCACCAGCCTTGGCGGCACCAACACCGCCGACGCCGTCCGGGCGCACTACCGCGGCCACGACCGGGTGGTCATCGTCACCGACGAGCAGACCGGCCCCGGGCGCTGGGGCGGCGACCCACTGGCCGCCGTCCCGGCGCACGTGCCCGTCTACACCTGGAACCTGGCCGGCTACGCCACCGGCCACGGCCCCAGCGGCGGCGCCCACCGGCACAGCTTCGGCGGCCTCAGCGACGCCGCCTTCCGCCTGATCCCGCTCCTGGAGGCCGGGACCAGCGCCGACTGGCCCTGGGAGGTGTAG
- the lhgO gene encoding L-2-hydroxyglutarate oxidase, which produces MAYDFDVLVVGGGIVGLATAYALTRARPGLRLAVLEKEPGFAAHQTGRNSGVIHSGVYYRPGSYKARFAVAGAAELVAFCREHGIPYEVTGKLIVATDDAELPRLAALAERGRANGIPVAELDRAGIACHEPEVRGLAGLHVGTTGICDFPAVATTYARLAREAGAELRTGCELRAVARRADGVTVRTSTGELRCRVLVNCAGLHSDRIARLAGDDPGVRIVPFRGEYYELAKERRELVRGLVYPVPDPAFPFLGVHLTRGIHGDVHVGPNAVPALAREGYGWRTVDPRDLAGTLAFPGTWRIARRHWRQEVGELHRSLSKRAFTTAVRRLLPAVTADDLVPAAAGVRAQAVARDGSLLDDFAFAGFDPDDPRSPRRLVHVLNAPSPAATASLPIGREVARRALAALEAGG; this is translated from the coding sequence GTGGCGTACGACTTCGACGTGCTGGTGGTGGGCGGCGGGATCGTCGGGCTGGCCACGGCGTACGCGCTGACCAGGGCCAGGCCCGGGCTGCGGCTCGCGGTGCTGGAGAAGGAGCCCGGCTTCGCCGCCCACCAGACCGGACGCAACAGCGGGGTGATCCACAGCGGCGTCTACTACCGGCCCGGCTCGTACAAGGCCCGTTTCGCCGTGGCGGGCGCCGCCGAGCTGGTGGCGTTCTGCCGCGAGCACGGCATCCCGTACGAGGTGACCGGCAAGCTGATCGTGGCCACCGACGACGCCGAGCTGCCCCGGCTGGCGGCGCTGGCCGAGCGCGGCCGGGCGAACGGCATCCCGGTCGCCGAGCTGGACCGGGCCGGGATCGCGTGCCACGAGCCGGAGGTCCGCGGTCTCGCCGGGCTGCACGTCGGCACCACCGGCATCTGCGACTTCCCGGCCGTCGCGACCACGTACGCCCGGCTGGCCCGGGAGGCCGGCGCGGAGCTGCGGACGGGCTGCGAGCTCCGGGCGGTGGCCCGGCGGGCGGACGGGGTGACGGTGCGGACCTCCACCGGAGAGCTGCGCTGCCGGGTGCTGGTGAACTGCGCCGGGCTGCACAGCGACCGGATCGCCCGGCTGGCCGGGGACGACCCGGGGGTGCGGATCGTGCCGTTCCGCGGCGAGTACTACGAACTTGCCAAGGAACGCCGGGAGTTGGTGCGCGGCCTGGTCTACCCGGTGCCCGACCCGGCGTTCCCCTTCCTCGGCGTGCACCTCACCCGGGGCATCCACGGGGACGTGCACGTCGGCCCGAACGCGGTGCCCGCGCTGGCCCGCGAGGGGTACGGCTGGCGGACCGTCGACCCGCGCGACCTGGCCGGAACGCTCGCCTTCCCGGGCACCTGGCGGATCGCCCGGCGGCACTGGCGCCAGGAGGTCGGCGAGCTGCACCGCTCACTGTCCAAGCGGGCCTTCACCACGGCCGTCCGGCGGCTGCTGCCCGCCGTGACCGCCGACGACCTGGTGCCGGCCGCCGCCGGGGTGCGGGCGCAGGCCGTCGCCCGGGACGGCTCGCTCCTGGACGACTTCGCCTTCGCCGGCTTCGACCCGGACGACCCGCGCTCCCCCCGCCGCCTGGTGCACGTCCTGAACGCCCCCTCCCCCGCCGCGACGGCCTCGCTGCCGATCGGCCGGGAGGTGGCCCGCCGGGCGCTGGCCGCGCTGGAGGCCGGCGGATGA
- the trmB gene encoding tRNA (guanosine(46)-N7)-methyltransferase TrmB — MTATAPIPQQSPSARLSAAPAGYPAPMYPHKATEAQHRERRIRSFQPRRGRMTNAQAGALDRSWETYGIPIDGSPLDLRELFGELPVTLEIGFGMGETTAAMAAADPATGILAADVHTPGHGNLLGLLERDGSENVRLAAGDAVILLRDMLPDASLAGLRVYFADPWPKPKHHKRRLVQPSFLDLVLPRLAPGALVHCATDWEPYAEQMLAVLSASPELENLHPEGDGSGWLEPADHPDGSIPGYAPRPEWRPVTKFERAGIAKGHVVHDLLFRRR, encoded by the coding sequence GTGACTGCCACCGCCCCCATTCCTCAGCAATCGCCGTCCGCCCGCCTGTCCGCCGCGCCGGCCGGCTACCCCGCGCCGATGTACCCGCACAAGGCGACCGAGGCCCAGCACCGCGAGCGGCGCATCCGCAGCTTCCAGCCGCGCCGGGGCCGGATGACCAACGCCCAGGCGGGCGCCCTGGACCGGAGCTGGGAGACCTACGGCATACCGATCGACGGCAGCCCGCTCGACCTGCGCGAGCTGTTCGGTGAACTGCCGGTCACGCTGGAGATCGGCTTCGGCATGGGCGAGACCACCGCCGCGATGGCCGCCGCCGACCCGGCGACGGGCATCCTCGCCGCCGACGTCCACACCCCCGGCCACGGCAACCTGCTCGGCCTGCTGGAGCGCGACGGCTCCGAGAACGTTCGGCTGGCCGCCGGCGACGCCGTCATCCTGCTGCGCGACATGCTGCCGGACGCCTCGCTGGCCGGACTGCGGGTCTACTTCGCCGACCCGTGGCCCAAGCCCAAGCACCACAAGCGCCGGCTGGTCCAGCCGTCCTTCCTCGACCTCGTCCTGCCGCGCCTCGCCCCCGGCGCCCTGGTGCACTGCGCCACCGACTGGGAGCCGTACGCCGAGCAGATGCTGGCCGTGCTCTCCGCCTCGCCGGAGCTGGAGAACCTGCACCCCGAGGGTGACGGGAGCGGCTGGCTGGAGCCCGCGGACCACCCGGACGGCAGCATCCCCGGGTACGCGCCGCGGCCCGAGTGGCGGCCCGTCACCAAGTTCGAACGGGCCGGGATCGCCAAGGGCCACGTCGTCCACGACCTGCTGTTCCGTCGCCGCTGA